In Longimicrobium sp., a genomic segment contains:
- a CDS encoding pyridoxal phosphate-dependent decarboxylase family protein, translating to MPSDPIPTLQLSPEEMRALGYRVVDMIVDEVAHLHERPVAGGAPRAEMEARLREPAPAAGVGWEAALERARRDVLGPMSPPAHPRFFAYVPSPGNFVGAMADALASGFNPFAGAWATAAGAAECELVTVDWLREACGLPQGAGGAFVSGGSMANLTALAVARHRRFGTGGFAGAVIYASDQTHSSIARGARVLGFEPGQLRLLPSTADFRLDVRALAVAIGADARAGRTPFAVVANAGTTNTGAVDPLPEIARICREAGVWMHVDGAYGAAAALTGAGRALLAGLGEADSISMDPHKWLFQPFECGAVLVRDARALRDTFREVPEYLRDSDVSAEEVNFRDWGVQLTRGFRAFKLWLSIQTFGMDAFRAAIDWGIRQAEIAEEELRSSDDWEILTPARLGIVTFRWRGVEMEPAAGDDLQRRATAAMTRSGWAMLSTTELRGRAALRLCTINPRTTEDDVRETVRRLGRIARELAEG from the coding sequence ATGCCATCCGATCCAATCCCCACCCTCCAGCTCTCCCCCGAGGAGATGCGCGCGCTCGGCTACCGCGTCGTGGACATGATCGTGGACGAGGTCGCGCATCTGCACGAGCGGCCGGTGGCGGGCGGGGCGCCGCGCGCGGAGATGGAGGCCCGGCTGCGCGAGCCGGCGCCCGCCGCGGGCGTGGGCTGGGAGGCGGCGCTGGAGCGGGCGCGGCGCGACGTGCTGGGGCCCATGTCGCCGCCCGCGCACCCCCGCTTCTTCGCGTACGTCCCCTCGCCCGGCAACTTCGTGGGGGCGATGGCGGACGCGCTGGCGAGCGGCTTCAACCCGTTCGCCGGGGCGTGGGCGACGGCCGCCGGCGCCGCCGAGTGCGAGCTGGTGACGGTGGACTGGCTGCGGGAGGCGTGCGGGCTGCCCCAGGGCGCGGGCGGCGCGTTCGTCAGCGGCGGGTCGATGGCGAACCTGACCGCGCTCGCGGTCGCCCGGCACCGGCGGTTCGGCACGGGCGGCTTCGCCGGCGCGGTGATCTACGCGTCGGACCAGACGCATTCCTCCATCGCCCGCGGCGCGCGGGTGCTGGGGTTCGAGCCCGGCCAGCTTCGCCTCCTCCCGTCCACCGCCGACTTCCGCCTCGACGTCCGTGCGCTGGCCGTCGCCATCGGCGCGGATGCGCGCGCCGGGCGGACGCCCTTCGCCGTGGTCGCCAACGCGGGGACCACCAACACCGGCGCCGTCGATCCGCTCCCCGAGATCGCCCGCATCTGCCGCGAGGCGGGGGTGTGGATGCACGTCGATGGCGCGTACGGGGCGGCCGCGGCGCTCACCGGAGCCGGGCGCGCGCTCCTGGCCGGGCTGGGCGAGGCGGACTCCATCTCCATGGACCCGCACAAGTGGCTCTTCCAGCCCTTCGAGTGCGGCGCCGTGCTGGTCCGCGACGCGCGGGCGCTGCGCGACACCTTCCGCGAGGTCCCCGAGTACCTCAGGGACAGCGACGTCTCGGCCGAGGAGGTGAACTTCCGCGACTGGGGCGTGCAGCTCACCCGCGGCTTCCGCGCGTTCAAGCTCTGGCTCTCCATCCAGACGTTCGGGATGGACGCCTTCCGCGCCGCCATCGACTGGGGGATCCGCCAGGCCGAGATCGCCGAGGAGGAGCTGCGGTCGTCGGACGATTGGGAGATCCTGACGCCGGCGCGGCTCGGCATCGTCACCTTCCGCTGGCGCGGGGTGGAGATGGAGCCCGCGGCCGGCGACGACCTGCAGCGCCGCGCCACCGCCGCCATGACGCGCAGCGGCTGGGCGATGCTGAGCACCACCGAGCTGCGTGGCCGCGCGGCGCTGCGCCTGTGCACCATCAACCCGCGCACCACGGAGGACGACGTGCGCGAGACCGTCCGCCGCCTGGGCCGCATCGCCCGCGAGCTCGCGGAGGGCTGA